CCGGTGTGGACCTCGACCCGTTCGGCGCCTATGCGGTAGCGGGTGCGGCGCCACCGTACGTAGTCGCCGGCCGCGGTGCAGCCGATCAGCATGGCCGCACCGGCCAGCACCCAGGCGACCGCGGGGCCGAGCCCGATCCGCCCGGAGAGGCCGAGCGTGGTGGGCACGGCCGCACCGGCCGCCACCCCGGCCGTGACCAGCGCGCTGACGAGGACCGTACGCCGGTCCAGCCTGCGCCAGTCGGCAGCGGCGGCCGCCCCGGAACTCATGTGGCGTCCCCGGGAGTGTCCTGGGTGATCCGGGTCAGCCGCTCGGCCAGCTCGGCCGCCAGTTCGTGGCCCAGTCCCTCGATCCGTACCGCGCCCTTGGACGATGCGGTGGTCACGGTGACCGTGGCGAGCCGGTAGAGCTGTTCGAGCGGGCCGCGCACGGTGTCCACGGTCTGGATGCGGGACATCGGGGCGATCCGCCACTCCTGCCTCAGTACGCCGGTTCTCACGTACACCGCTTCGTCGGTGACCTCCCAGCGATGGGTGCGAAACCACCAGAGGGGGAAGAGGACGGCGCAGCCGATGCCGAGGACCGCGAGGACCGCGGCGGGCAGCAGCAGCCAGAACCGGGCGGGCTCGATGAGCGCGCCCAGCACGGCCAGTACGGCCACCGGGGCCGCGGTCAGCAGCAGCCACTGGGCCCGCCACCAGCCGACGGCCCTCGGATCCAGCGTGTTGTTCGGCGGCCTCAGCCGCACCGTCCGCTCCCCCGTGGTCATCGGCTCAGCGCCCCCTGCGGGTGCGGTAGGCCTGGACGAGCGCGGCCGTCGAGCTGTCCAGCTGCTCGCCGCCCCTGCCTTCGGTCAGCACCGGCTCGATCTTCTTGGCGAGGACCTTGCCGAGCTCGACGCCCCACTGGTCGAAGGAGTCAATGTTCCAGACGGCGCCCTGGACGAAGACCTTGTGCTCGTACAGCGCGATCAGCTGGCCGAGGACGGACGGGGTCAGCCGGTCGGCCAGGATCGTGGTCGTCGGGTGGTTGCCCTTGAAGGTCTTGTGCGGCACCAGCTCCTCGGCGACGCCCTCGGCGCGGACCTCGTCCGGCGTCTTGCCGAAGGCCAGCGCCTGGGTCTGGGCGAAGAAGTTGGCCATCAGCAGATCGTGCTGGGCGACGAGCCCGGGCAGCAGGTCGGCGACCGGCTCGGCGAAGCCGATGAAGTCTGCCGGGATGACCTTGGTGCCCTGGTGGATCAGCTGGTAGTAGGCGTGCTGCCCGTTGGTGCCGGGGGTGCCCCAGACGACCGGTCCGGTCTGCCAGTCGACCGGATTGCCGTCCCGGTCCACGGACTTGCCGTTGGACTCCATGTCCAGCTGCTGCAAATACGCGGTGAACTTCGACAGATAGTGGCTGTAGGGCAGCACGGCATGCGACTGCGCGTCGAAGAACGCGCCGTACCAGACGCCCAACAGGCCCAGCAGCAGCGGGACGTTGTCCTCGGCGGGGGCGGTTCGGAAGTGTTCGTCGACGAGGTGGAAGCCGTCGAGCATCTCGCGGAAGCGGTCCGGTCCGATGGCGATCATCAGCGAGAGGCCGATGGCGGAGTCGTAGGAGTAGCGGCCGCCGACCCAGTCCCAGAACTCGAACATGTTCGCGGTGTCGATGCCGAAGTCCGCGACCTTCTCGGCATTCGTGGACAGCGCCACGAAGTGCTTGGCGACCGCGTCCTGGCCGGCGCCCAGACCGGTCAGCAGCCAGTTGCGGGCGGAGGTGGCGTTGGTGATGGTCTCGATCGTGGTGAAGGTCTTCGACGCGATGACGAAGAGCGTCTCGGCCGGGTCGAGATCGCGCACGGCCTCGTGGAGGTCGGCGCCGTCGACGTTCGACACGAAGCGGACGGTGAGCGAGCGGTCCGTGAAGGAGCGCAGCACCTCGTACGCCATGGCGGGGCCGAGGTCGGAGCCGCCGATGCCGATGTTGACGATGTTCTTGATGCGCTTGCCGGTGTGACCGGTCCACTCCCCCGACCTGACGCGGTCGGAGAAGGCCGCCATCTTGTCGAGCACGGCGTGCACGGCGGGCACCACGTTCTCGCCGTCGACCTCGATCACCGCATCGCGCGGGGCGCGCAGCGCGGTGTGCAGGACGGCGCGGTCCTCGGTGGTGTTGATCTTCTCGCCGCGGAACATCGCGTCCCGCAGTTCGGCCACGCCGGTGGCCGCGGCGAGCTCGCGCAGCAGCCGGAGCGTCTCGTCGGTGACCAGGTGCTTGGAGTAGTCGACGTACAGATCGCCGACCCGGAGGGTGTATCCGGTGCCGCGCTCCGGGTCGTCCGCGAAGAGCTGCCGCAGATGCGTCGTCCCGAACTGCTCGCGGTGCTTGCCCAGAGCGGTCCACTCGGGCGTCTGGTTGAGCCTGGTTCGGCTTGGTGTGTTCATCCCGGATCTCAGCTCACTTCTTCTCGTGCCTGCAGATGCCCCGCTGCTCTTCCAACTTAATTGATCAGAGGGGTTGACGAGGCAATGGTGAGCTGCGGCACGACATAAGCGGTCCGGCCGGACACCCCCATGGGTGTCCGGCCGGTGAACTTCTAGATCTCGCCCCGGAGTTTTGCCAGGGCCTCGGCGAGGATGGCCTCGCCGTCCGCGTCACTGCGCCGCTCGCGTACGTACGCGAGGTGCGTCTTGTACGGTTCGGTGCGCGGCGGGTCCGGCGGGCTGTCCCGGTCCTGGCCGGCCGGGAAACCACAGCGCGGGCAGTCCCAAGTCTCCGGTACCTGCGCGTCACTGGCGAAGCTCGGCTGCGTCTCGTGCCCGTTCGAGCACCAGAAGGAGATGCGGAGGCGCGGCGCGGACTCGCCCCGCTCGGCCTCCCCCATCGGCCCCGCTCCGACCCGGCTTCCCCGGATCGCGTTGCCACTTGCCACGGTCGTAACTCCCTGCGTGATGGTGCTCGAAGATGCCCCAGTCTACGTAAGGCCCAACGCGCGTCCAGTGAAAGGAGTTACACCCTCACCGGGAATCGCGTACGACGGGTCAGTTGTCCAGCTTGATCAGCAGACCAAGCACCACAATGCACGCAAACCAGGCCAGACCGACGAAGACGGTGATCCGGTCGAGGTTCCGCTCGGCGACCGAGGAGCCGCCGACGGACGACTGCATCCCGCCACCGAACATGTCGGAAAGGCCGCCGCCCTTTCCCTTGTGCATCAGCACCAGCAGCATCAGCAGCAGGCTGAAGACGATCAGGGCGATCTCGAACGCCAAAATCACGGCTGGTCCCTACTTTCCGGAATTCTCTGGACTGCATGTGCGAACAGCGGGGGCCGGGAGGCTACGCCATCCTCGGCCCCCGCAAGGGTACGACGGATCCGCGCTACCGCATACTCACTGGTCGCGGAAGCGGACGATCTTGACGAACTCGTCGGCGTCCAGCGCGGCCCCGCCGACCAGTGCGCCGTCCACATCGGGCTTCGACATGATCTCGGCGACGTTCCCGGACTTCACCGAGCCGCCGTACTGGATGCGGACCGCGTCGGCCAGGTCCTGCGAGTACAGCTCGGCGAGACGGCTGCGGATCGCCCCGCAGACCTCCTGGGCCTCGTCGGCGCCGCAGACCTTGCCGGTGCCGATCGCCCAGACCGGCTCGTACGCGATCACGACCGACTCGGCCTGCTCGGCGGGGATGTCCTTGAGACCGCCGTCGACCTGCGTGAGCGTGTGCGTGACGTGGTCGCCCGCCTCGCGGACCTCCAGCTCCTCGCCGACGCAGAGGATCGGGGTCAGGCCGTGCTTGAAGGCGGCCTTCACCTTGGCGTTGCAGACCTCGTCGCTCTCGCCGTGGTACTGGCGGCGCTCACTGTGGCCGACGGCGACATAGGTGCACCTCAGCTTGGCGAGCATCGGGCCGGAGATCTCTCCGGTGTACGCGCCGGAGTCGTGCGCCGAGATGTCCTGGGCGCCGTACTTGATCCTCAGCTTGTCGCCGTCCACCAGGGTCTGCACGGAGCGCAGGTCGGTGAAGGGCGCGAGGACGGCGACCTCTACGGCGTCGTAGTCCTTGTCGGCCAGGGCGAAGGAGAGCTTCTGGACGTGCGCGATGGCCTCGAGGTGGTTGAGGTTCATCTTCCAGTTGCCCGCCATCAGCGGGGTACGGGTGGTCATGAAAGGTCAGTCCTCCAGTGCGGCGAGGCCGGGAAGCGTCTTGCCCTCAAGGTATTCGAGGCTGGCGCCGCCACCGGTCGAGATGTGTCCGAATGCGTTCTCGTCGAAGCCCAGGATGCGGACGGCCGCGGCGGAGTCGCCACCGCCGACCACGCTGAAGCCCGAGGAGTCGACGAGGGCCTGGGCCACGGCCCGGGTGCCCTCGGCGTAGTCGGGGTGCTCGAAGACGCCCATCGGGCCGTTCCAGAAGACGGTGACGGCGTCGGCGAGCTTCGAGGCGTACAGCTTGTTGGTCTCGGGGCCGTTGTCCAGGCCCATGAAACCGGCCGGGATGGCGTCCGCGGGCACGGTGCGGTGCTCGGTCGGTGCCTTGGCCCCGAGGTCGGGGAACTGCTCGGAGACCACGACGTCGACGGGGAGCACGAACTCCACGCCCTTCTCCTCGGCGCGCTTGAGGTACTCCAGCACCACCGGGATCTGGTCCTCCTGCAGGAGGGAGCTGCCGACCTCGTGGCCCTGGGCCTTGAGGAAGGTGTACGCCATGCCGCCGCCGATGAGGATGCGGTCGGCGCGCTCCAGCAGGTGATCAATGACACCGAGCTTGTCGGAGACCTTGGAACCGCCGAGGACGACGGCGTACGGGCGCTCGACGTTCTCGGTGAGCTTCTTCAGGACGCCGACCTCGGTGGCGATCAGGTCGCCCGCGGCGTGCGGCAGCCGGGCCGGGAGGTCGAAGACCGAGGCGTGCTTGCGGTGGACGGCTCCGAAGCCGTCACCCACGTACACATCGGCGAGCTCGGCGAGCTGATCGGCGAACGCGCCGCGCTCGGCGTCGTCCTTCGACGTCTCACCGGGGTTGAAGCGGAGGTTCTCGATGACGGCGACCTCGCCGTCGGTGAGCGCGGCGACCGTGGCGCGGGCGGACTCGCCGACCGTGTCGGTCGCGAAGGCCACCTCGCCGCCGATCAGCTCGCCGAGACGGGCCGCGGCGGGCGCCAGGGAGAAGGCCGGGTCCGGGGCGCCCTTGGGGCGGCCCAGGTGCGAGGCGACAACGACCCGCGCACCGGCCGCGGCGAGCTTCTCCACGGTCGGCTGGACGGCCCGGATGCGGCCGTCGTCGGTGATGGTGGTGCCGCTCAGCGGCACGTTGAGGTCGGCGCGGACGAATACGCGCTTGCCGGTGACCCCTTCGGCGAGAAGTTCGTCGATCGTCTTCATCCTGCTGGACTCCTTGGGAGGGCGAGAGAGCATGCAACGAGGCTCGAACGGCGCCGCGTTGCGCTGTCCGAGCCCCGTGCTCACTTCGAGGTGCCTGCCGACTCGACGGTCAGAGCTGGCTGCCGACGAAGACGGTCAGGTCGACGAGGCGGTTGGAGTAGCCCCACTCGTTGTCGTACCAGCCGATGACCTTGACCTGCGAGCCCTCTGCCATGGTCAGCAGGGAGTCGAAGGTGCAGGAGGCCGGGTCCGAGACGATGTCCGAGGACACGATCGGGTCTTCGGTGTAGACCAGCTTGCCCTTGAGCGGGCCTTCCTCGGCGGCCTTCTGGAAGGCGGCGTTGACCTCGTCGCGGGTGACCTCGCGCTCCAGCGTGATGACCAGGTCGGTGACCGAGCCGGTCGGGACCGGGACACGCATGGCCATGCCGTCGAGCTTGCCCTTGAGCTGCGGGAGCACCAGAGCGGTGGCCTTGGCGGCACCGGTCGTGGTCGGGATGATGTTCTCCGCCGCGGCGCGGGCGCGACGCAGGTCGGAGTGCGGGAAGTCCAGGATGCGCTGGTCGTTCGTGTACGCGTGGACCGTCGTCATGAGGCCCTTGACGATGCCGAAGTTCTCGTCCAGAACCTTCGCCATCGGCGCGACACAGTTGGTGGTGCAGGAGGCGTTGGAGATGACGTGGTGGTTGGCCGCGTCGTACTTGTCCTCGTTGACGCCCATCACGATGGTGATGTCCTCGTTCTTGGCCGGAGCCGAGATGAGGACCTTCTTGGCGCCACCGGCGATGTGCTTCTCGGCGTCGGCCTTCTTGGTGAAGATGCCGGTCGACTCGATGACGATGTCGACGCCCAGCTCACCCCAGGGGATGTCGGCCGGGTTGCGCTCGGAGAGCACCTTGATGGTGTGACCGTCGACGGTGATGCTGTCGGCGGTGTGGCTGACCTCGGCCTTGAGACGACCCAGAATGGTGTCGTACTTCAGGAGGTGCGCCGTGGTCGCAGTGTCACCCAGGTCGTTGACAGCCACGATCTCGATGTCCGCACCCTGCTCCAGCAGCGCGCGGAAGTAATTACGACCGATGCGGCCAAAGCCGTTGATGCCTACGCGGATCGTCACGAACCGATCTCCTCGTTAGGTACGCCGGGTTTCGACGCCGGCGAGTTGTATGGGATGTCCCCGACCGCCTCCGACCCTACCTCTCCGATGGCCCCCGAGTGACATCGAGCGGGGCCGGAAGAGCCGCGGAGGCCCGTACTCCTCGGTAGGAGTACGGGCCTCCGGATACTCGGCCGTACACGCAGCGACGATTACGGAGCGTCAACACCGCCGGGAACGCCGCGCGTTCCGAATTTGGCCGACTTCACAGCCTTCTTCATGGCGCTCTTCGCGGCCGGCTTCGGGGCCTTCCTCACGGCCGTCTCAGTGGCCTTCGCGGGTCAGCCCACCAGGCCGTCGGCGAGCTCTTCGCTGAGGGTGGATTCCGTGCCCGGGATGCCCAGGTCCTGGGCCCGCTTGTCGGCCATCGCCAGCAGCCGGCGGATCCGGCCGGCGACCGCGTCCTTGGTCAGCGGCGGGTCGGCGAGCGCACCCAGCTCCTCCAGGGACGCCTGCTTGTGCTCCATGCGCAGCCGTCCGGCCGCCGCGAGGTGCTCGGGCACCTCCTCGCCCAGGATCTCCAGAGCGCGCCCGACCCGGGCGCCCGCGGCGACCGCGGCCCGCGCGGAACGGCGCAGATTGGCGTCGTCGAAGTTGGCGAGCCGGTTGGCGGTGGCGCGGACCTCGCGGCGCATCCGCCGCTCCTCCCAGGCCAGCACCGACTCATGGGCGCCGAGCCGGGTGAGCAGGGCGCCGATCGCGTCGCCGTCGCGGACGACGACCCGGTCCACCCCGCGCACCTCGCGGGCCTTCGCCGCGATGGAGAGCCTGCGGGCCGCGCCGACCAGCGCGAGCGCCGCCTCCGGGCCCGGGCAGGTCACCTCCAGCGAGGAGGAGCGGCCCGGCTCGGTGAGCGAGCCATGGGCCAGGAACGCCCCGCGCCACGCCGCCTCGGCATCGCACGTGGCCCCCGAGACCACCTGCGGGGGCAGCCCGCGGATGGGGCGGCCGCGGCCGTCCACCAGGCCGGTCTGGCGGGCCAGCTGATCGCCGCCCGCCACCACCCGTACGACATAGCGCGAGCCGCGCCGCAGCCCGCCGGGAGCCATCACGATCAGCTCCGAGCTGTGGCCGAAGATCTCGAGGATGTCCCGCTTCAGCCGGCGCGCCGCCATCGCGGTGTCCAGCTCCGCCTCGATCACAATCCGGCCGCTCACCAGGTGCAGCCCACCTGCGAACCGAAGAATCGCCGAGACTTCTGCCTTCCTGCAGCAGGTCCGGGTCACGGGAAGCCGAGAGATTTCGTCCTTCACCGCCGGCGTCATCGCCATGGGCCGATCCTTCCATGCATCCGAAAAATACGGTCGTACGCGGCGGCCAACAGCTCCGGATCATGAATCGGAACGCCGTCGGGTGAGGCCACCGGCGCCAGCTCGACCGTGGCACCGAGCCGCTTGGCGGCGTCGGCGAGGGACTCACGATCGGGCACGGCGGCTTCGTCGGCCAGCACCACGTCCATGGCGAGTTTAGGGGCGTGTCGTCCCAAAACCTCCAAATGACGCTGCGGGGAGAAGCCATCAGTTTCGCCGGGTTGTGGTGCGAGGTTGAGCGAGAGGACCTTGCGGGCCCTGGTCTCGACGAGCGCGTCGAGCAGTTCCGGAACGAGCAGATGCGGGATCACGGAGGAGAACCAGGACCCCGGGCCGAGCACCACCCAGTCGGCGTCCAGGACGGCGGCGACGGCCTCGGGAACGGCCGGCGGGTCGTTCGGGACGAGGTGGACGGACTGCACCTCACCCGGAGTGAGCGCCACGGTGGCCTGGCCGCGGACCGTGTCCACGTCGTCCGGGCGGTCCGGGTCGTGTCCCCGTACGAGCGCCTGGAGCTCCAGCGGCACGGCGGACATGGGCAGGACCCGGCCGTGCGCCCCGAGGAGCTTGCCGACCAGGTCCAGGGCCTGGACGTGGTCGCCGAGCTGCTCCCACAGGGCGACGATCAGCAGATTGCCGACCGCGTGCTCGTGCAGATCGCCCTTGGACTGGAAGCGGTGCTGGATGACCTGGGCCCAGGTCTGGCCCCAGTCGTCGTCACCGCACAGGGCGGCGAGCGCCTTGCGCAGGTCGCCGGGCGGCAGGACGCCCAGCTCGTCGCGGAGCCTGCCGCTGGAGCCGCCGTCGTCGGCGACGGTGACCACTGCGGTGAGGTCGCCGGTGATCCGGCGGAGCGCCGCGAGCGACGCGGACAGGCCCATGCCGCCGCCGAGAGCGACGACCTTGGGCTGCGCGCCGCGCTTGCGGCCCGGCAGCGCGGCGGTGGCTCTGCGCAGCCGCCGCAGGCGGAGATTGCGACTGGTCACTCGCGCCCCATGTCCCGGTGGACGATGACGGTCTCGATGCCTTCGGTGGCGAGCCTGACCGCGAGCTTCTCGGACATGGCGACCGAGCGGTGCTTGCCGCCCGTGCAGCCGACGGCGATCGTCACATAGCGCTTGCCCTCGCGGCGGTACCCCGCGGCGATGAGCTGGAGCAGCTCCGTGTACTGGTTGAGGAACTCCTTGGCGCCCGGCTGGTCGAAGACGTAGGCGGAGACCTCTTCGTTGAGCCCGGTGAAGGGGCGCAGCTCGGGGACCCAGTGCGGGTTGGGCAGGAATCGGCAGTCGACCACCAGGTCGGCGTCGACCGGGAGGCCGTACTTGAAGCCGAACGACATCACCGTGGCGCGCAGCTCCGGCTCCTCGTCACCGGCGAACTGGGCGTCCATCTTGGCGCGCAGTTCGTGCACGTTGAGGCTGGAGGTGTCGATCACCAGGTCGGCGTCGCCGCGCAGCTCGCGCAGCAGGTCGCGCTCGGCGGCGATGCCGTCGACGATCCGGCCGTCGCCCTGGAGGGGGTGCGGGCGGCGGACCGACTCGAAGCGGCGGACCAGGGCGTCGTCGGAGGACTCCAGGAAGACGATGCGCCGGGTGACGTGCTTGGCCTCCAGGTCGGCGAGGGACTCGCGGAGGTTGTCGAAGAAGCGGCGGCCCCGTACGTCGACGACGACGGCGATCCGGGCCACATTGCCCTGAGAGCGCGCGCCGAGCTCGACCATGGTGGGGATCAGGGCGGGCGGCAGGTTGTCGACGACGAACCAGCCGAGGTCCTCCAGACACTTGGCGGCGGTGCTGCGCCCGGCGCCCGACATCCCCGAGATGATCACCAGCTCGGGGATGGCCGCGCCCACGTCACCCGTCTCGATCGTGGTGCCCGTACTCACGTGTCCTGCTCCGTCTGCTCGGTCGGTGCTGTGGTGCTCGACTTCTTCGTGTTCTTCTTCGTGCTCGTGTGCGTGCTCAGTCATGTCGTGCTGCCCCCGTCGTCATCTTCAATGATCTCTCCTGTCGCCGTATTCACGGCGGGCATGGCCGGGGCGGCCGAGGCCAGGGCGACAGCCACCGATTCCGCCGTCCTGCGGCCTATCCCCGGAACCTCGCAGATCTCGTCGATTGTCGCCTGCTTCAGCTTCTTCACGGAGCCGAAATGCTTGATCAGCGCCTGTTTCCGGGTCTCACCGAGGCCGGCGACGGCATCCAGGGGGCTGGACCGGATGCGCTTGGCCCGCTTGGCGCGCTGATACGTGATCGCGAAGCGGTGGGCCTCGTCACGGACGCGCTGGAGGAGGTAGAGGCCCTCGCTGGAGCGGGGCAGGACGACGGGGTCGTCGTCATCGGGCAGCCAGACCTCTTCGAGGCGCTTGGCGAGGCCGCAGACGGCGATGTCGTCGATCCCCAGCTCGTCGAGGGCTCGCTTGGCGGCTGCGACCTGCGGCTGGCCGCCGTCGACCACGACGAGCTGCGGCGGATAGGCGAACCGCTTGGGCCGACCGTCGTCCTCCCGGGGCTCGCCATCCGGCTCGGGGGTGGTCTCGGGGACGGGGCCGGTCGGGGCGGGGACGGGGCCGGACGAGGCCGGGGTCTCCTCCCACTCCCCCGTGCGCTCCTTCTCCTGGAGGTACCGCTTGAAACGGCGGCCGATCACCTCGTGCATCGACCGGACGTCGTCCTGCCCCTCGAAACCCTTGATCTGGAAGCGGCGGTACTCGCTCTTGCGGGCCAGCCCGTCCTCGAAGACGACCATGGAGGCGACCACGTCGTCGCCCTGGAGATGGGAGATGTCGAAGCACTCGATGCGCAGCGGGGCCGTGTCGAGGCCGAGCGCCTCGGCGATCTCCTCCAGGGCGCGGGAGCGGGTCGTGAGGTCCGAGGCGCGCTTGGTCTTGTGCAGCCCCAGGGCCTGCTGGGCGTTGCGCTGGACCGTCGCCATCAGGTCCTTCTTGTCGCCGCGCTGCGGGATGCGCAGGCTGACCTGGGAGCCCCGGCGGCCGGCGAGCCACAGGGAGACCGCTTCGGGGTCCTCGGGGAGGGCCGGGACGAGGACCTCCTTGGGGACGGAATCGCCCGTCTCCTCGCCGTACAGCTGCTGCAGGGCGTGTTCGACCAGGCCCGACGTGTCGACGTTCTCCACCTTGTCGGTGACCCAGCCGCGTTGGCCGCGCACCCGTCCGCCGCGCACATGGAAGATCTGGACGGCGGCTTCGAGCTCGTCCTCGGCGACCGCGATCAGGTCGGCGTCGGTGGCGTCGGCGAGGACGACGGCACTCTTCTCCATGGCCCGCTTGAGGGCCTCCACGTCGTCACGGAGCCGGGCCGCCCGCTCGTACTCCATCTCCTCGGCCGCCGCCATCATGTCCTTCTCCAGGCGGCGGATGTACGTGCCGGTGCGGCCGGCCATGAAGTCGCAGAAGTCGTCCGCCAGTTCGCGGTGTCCCTCGGGGGTGACCCGGCCGACGCAGGGGGCCGAGCACTTGCCGATGTAGCCGAGGAGGCACGGGCGGCCGGTCCTGGCGGCGTTCTTGAAGACTCCGGCGGAGCACGTACGCACCGGGAAGACCCGGAGCATCAGGTCGACCGTCTCGCGGATCGCCCAGGCGTGCCCGTACGGACCGAAGTAGCGCACGCCCTTCTTCTTGGCTCCGCGCATGACCTGGACGCGCGGGAATTCCTCGTTGAGCGTGACCGCGAGGTACGGATAGCTCTTGTCGTCGCGGTACTTGACGTTGAACCGGGGGTCGAACTCCTTGATCCAGGAGTACTCCAGCTGGAGCGCTTCGACCTCCGTGGACACGACGGTCCACTCCACCGAGGCCGCCGTGGTGACCATCGTGCGCGTACGCGGGTGGAGCGCGGCCAGGTCCTGGAAGTAGTTGGCCAGGCGCTGGCGAAGGTTCTTGGCCTTTCCGACGTAGATCACCCTGCGGTGTTCGTCGCGGAATTTGTAGACCCCCGGGGAGTCGGGGATCTGTCCCGGCTTGGGGCGGTAGCTGGAGGGGTCTGCCATGTGTCCCACCCTACTTGCGGGCAGTGACAGTGCGGTCTGCTCAGCGGTGGTGCCGTGCTCCGGGGCGCGGATGGAGGGAGCGCACCCCGGAGCACGGGGTCAGCGGGTGCCGTTGCCGGTCAGGGTCAGGGGAGTCCCCGGTGGCGGCGGCGGTTGCGCAGTACCGTGACGCCGACGAGAGCGAGGGCGCCCGCTCCGGCGGCGGCCCACGCGGTGGTCAGGGCCGTGCCGGAGGCTGTGTTCCCGGCCGCCGCCCGGTGCGCTCCCCCGGCACCTTCCCGGGGGTGGTGGCGGATGCGGTGTCGGAGCGGTCGTAAGCGGAGCCGGGAAGCTTGTCGCCGTAGGCCTCCCACACCCGTGCGCGGTAGCGGGCCGGCGCGGATCGAAGGTGTGTACGGGGACGGCGGTGCCCTCGATGCGCGGTGCGGCCGCCGATCTGGCGATCCTGCCTTCGTGGGCGAGGAACCGGGACAGGGTGTCGAGCGTTGCCGGGTCGGTGGCCGCCCGGCGTACGGCGGTAAGGGCGGCCGGATCGGCTGCGGTGCGGGCGGTCCTGGAGATCATTCCGTCACGCCCCCATCCGGTGGAGCGAGTGGGTCCAGGAGAACTCGTCGTTGTTCACGTACCAGGCGTGCGAGGCCCAGTTGTAGCGGTTGCCGGAGGGCCATGGGTCGCCCCGGTGGACCAGGCTGTTGGCGTCGTCGTATCCGTACAGGACATGCATGTGGCCGCCGCCCGACCACCACTGGATGCGGCTCTCGACGGGGCGTCCCGCGGAGATCTCGGTCTGGACGGTGGAGTGGCGCAGCCAGCCGGTGACGTATGAACCGGGGTTGATACCGGCCTAATACAGACCATCCTGGACATTGCCGAGCGTGGCCTGCGAGTTGGGGCACTCGTATCCCTGGGAGCGGCCGAAGGCGGCGTATCGCAGGCGCGCGTCCGGACGCTGCCCAAGCTGCCGCTCCAGCGGGTGCAGCACCATCTCGCACACCGCGGGGTCAAGGTCGGTGTGACCAGCCTGAGTTACTGGCAGCAGGGAGCCAGGCGCCCGCAGCGCGCGGAGTCCCTGCGGGCCGTGAAGGCGCTGGAGGAGGTGCTGGAACTGCCGGTGAACTCGCTGCTCCGGCTGCTGGAGGCCGGGAGCGGACGCGTGGACGCCGACCGGTCGGCGGCGCGTTCGTACCGTTCCCTGATGGAGGCGTCCGGCGCGGTGGAGCGCCTGCTCGCCGCGCTGGGGTCACCGCTGGACGGCGGGCTGCACACGGTGGGGCATCACGAGCGGATACGGATCGGCCCGGCCGGGAGATGCGGCACCGGGCGTCGCACCAGGTAGTGCGTGCGCACCGGGACGGAATCGACCGCTATCTCGCCGTCTACCGGGGTGATCCGGGCTTCGACGCGGCCGCGCTGCCGGTACGGTGCCGGAGCTTCGCCCAGGTCTCGGCGGGCGCGCCGCGCGGCGCCCGGACAGATTCACGCTGACCGGCCGGCACCGGACCGTTCACCTGGTGGAGCAGGGGGTACGGCCCGGCCTGGTCGGCATCGACTGGGACTGGGAGTGAGCCGGTCCCCGGCCGGGCCTCAGGCGTCGGGGCCCGCGACGAGCCGTCCGTCCTCGACCCTGACCGGGACCGCGGGCAGTGGCGCGGTCGCCGGGCCGTGCATCGCCTCGCCGGTCGTCGTGTCGAAGTGGCTGCCGTGGCAGGGGCACCTGCCCACGTTGTCCTCGACCTTGTCCAGCAGGCAGCCCGCGTGGGTGCACTGGGCGCTGAACGCCTTGTACTGGCCCTTGGCCGGGCATGTGACGATGACCCGCTGGTCGCGGTAGAGCTTGGATCCGCCGACCGGAACCTCGTCCGCAGCACCGAGCGCGACGGGGGCGGTCGGGGTCGGGGTCTCGGCGTGGCCGAGCTTCGATTCGGTCGAGCAGGCGG
This sequence is a window from Streptomyces sp. NBC_01217. Protein-coding genes within it:
- a CDS encoding PH domain-containing protein — protein: MTTGERTVRLRPPNNTLDPRAVGWWRAQWLLLTAAPVAVLAVLGALIEPARFWLLLPAAVLAVLGIGCAVLFPLWWFRTHRWEVTDEAVYVRTGVLRQEWRIAPMSRIQTVDTVRGPLEQLYRLATVTVTTASSKGAVRIEGLGHELAAELAERLTRITQDTPGDAT
- the pgi gene encoding glucose-6-phosphate isomerase; protein product: MNTPSRTRLNQTPEWTALGKHREQFGTTHLRQLFADDPERGTGYTLRVGDLYVDYSKHLVTDETLRLLRELAAATGVAELRDAMFRGEKINTTEDRAVLHTALRAPRDAVIEVDGENVVPAVHAVLDKMAAFSDRVRSGEWTGHTGKRIKNIVNIGIGGSDLGPAMAYEVLRSFTDRSLTVRFVSNVDGADLHEAVRDLDPAETLFVIASKTFTTIETITNATSARNWLLTGLGAGQDAVAKHFVALSTNAEKVADFGIDTANMFEFWDWVGGRYSYDSAIGLSLMIAIGPDRFREMLDGFHLVDEHFRTAPAEDNVPLLLGLLGVWYGAFFDAQSHAVLPYSHYLSKFTAYLQQLDMESNGKSVDRDGNPVDWQTGPVVWGTPGTNGQHAYYQLIHQGTKVIPADFIGFAEPVADLLPGLVAQHDLLMANFFAQTQALAFGKTPDEVRAEGVAEELVPHKTFKGNHPTTTILADRLTPSVLGQLIALYEHKVFVQGAVWNIDSFDQWGVELGKVLAKKIEPVLTEGRGGEQLDSSTAALVQAYRTRRGR
- a CDS encoding RNA polymerase-binding protein RbpA, with the translated sequence MASGNAIRGSRVGAGPMGEAERGESAPRLRISFWCSNGHETQPSFASDAQVPETWDCPRCGFPAGQDRDSPPDPPRTEPYKTHLAYVRERRSDADGEAILAEALAKLRGEI
- the secG gene encoding preprotein translocase subunit SecG; the encoded protein is MILAFEIALIVFSLLLMLLVLMHKGKGGGLSDMFGGGMQSSVGGSSVAERNLDRITVFVGLAWFACIVVLGLLIKLDN
- the tpiA gene encoding triose-phosphate isomerase yields the protein MTTRTPLMAGNWKMNLNHLEAIAHVQKLSFALADKDYDAVEVAVLAPFTDLRSVQTLVDGDKLRIKYGAQDISAHDSGAYTGEISGPMLAKLRCTYVAVGHSERRQYHGESDEVCNAKVKAAFKHGLTPILCVGEELEVREAGDHVTHTLTQVDGGLKDIPAEQAESVVIAYEPVWAIGTGKVCGADEAQEVCGAIRSRLAELYSQDLADAVRIQYGGSVKSGNVAEIMSKPDVDGALVGGAALDADEFVKIVRFRDQ
- a CDS encoding phosphoglycerate kinase, yielding MKTIDELLAEGVTGKRVFVRADLNVPLSGTTITDDGRIRAVQPTVEKLAAAGARVVVASHLGRPKGAPDPAFSLAPAAARLGELIGGEVAFATDTVGESARATVAALTDGEVAVIENLRFNPGETSKDDAERGAFADQLAELADVYVGDGFGAVHRKHASVFDLPARLPHAAGDLIATEVGVLKKLTENVERPYAVVLGGSKVSDKLGVIDHLLERADRILIGGGMAYTFLKAQGHEVGSSLLQEDQIPVVLEYLKRAEEKGVEFVLPVDVVVSEQFPDLGAKAPTEHRTVPADAIPAGFMGLDNGPETNKLYASKLADAVTVFWNGPMGVFEHPDYAEGTRAVAQALVDSSGFSVVGGGDSAAAVRILGFDENAFGHISTGGGASLEYLEGKTLPGLAALED
- the gap gene encoding type I glyceraldehyde-3-phosphate dehydrogenase, whose amino-acid sequence is MTIRVGINGFGRIGRNYFRALLEQGADIEIVAVNDLGDTATTAHLLKYDTILGRLKAEVSHTADSITVDGHTIKVLSERNPADIPWGELGVDIVIESTGIFTKKADAEKHIAGGAKKVLISAPAKNEDITIVMGVNEDKYDAANHHVISNASCTTNCVAPMAKVLDENFGIVKGLMTTVHAYTNDQRILDFPHSDLRRARAAAENIIPTTTGAAKATALVLPQLKGKLDGMAMRVPVPTGSVTDLVITLEREVTRDEVNAAFQKAAEEGPLKGKLVYTEDPIVSSDIVSDPASCTFDSLLTMAEGSQVKVIGWYDNEWGYSNRLVDLTVFVGSQL